The sequence GCGCACCTGGGGAAGGGGGTTTTGGTAAAGCGCACCAGACGTCTAATTGCGCACGACAGCATTGCGACCAAACAACATCAACATGATTGCAaacatctctctcctctgcctatCCTCGCTTCTGATTTTGAATATTGTTGGGGCTAAACCGATATCTAGTTTACAGGTGAGCTCGAGGACAGTTGTCCCTTTTTTGTGTAGTTAATGTTTGGGATTATGGGTTTCAATTACTTCTtggttcctttaaattattttagAGTGAGTAAAGACATTCAGGATTTGTGTAAGAGACACTGTTCATTGTTTCCTTCTTCTGTTAATCTTTCCTCTTGTAGAATCTGAATAAGCTGCTAGAGGACGAGGCATTCGACTTGAATGAATCCGAGGTGGATGGGAAGGATTTGAGCCCAGAGAAAAGCGATTACAGTGCGGGGGGAACGGGGCATCCCTGGGAGAATGCAGAGGGAGATCCCGCTATGTCTGGCAAGGAGAACGCGCTCGCGCGCCTCCTCAACGACATCCTATCCACGTCCAAGCGATCCTGGAGCCGATTCAAGAAGGGCGGACTGCGCAGCTGCTTCGGCGTGCGTCTGGAGAGAATAGGCTCTTTTAGCGGTTTGGGTTGCTAAACCAAAAGGTAGGTTAGAAATTATGAAGTCGGATTATTTGAGACAAAATTAAAATTACATTATGTAGTGTCATAGTATGTTCGAATTTATGACATAATGGGTTGTACAAAGATATATTATATTCCTGTAAACATAGTTTTAATGCAATACTGCAAGTTCAGGATATGTTAAATATTTACAAGAAGACTTGGTGTGGGCAATAAAGGACGTTTCGCTGACGACGACTGTATCTTGTTTCATTGTTGAAGGTTCTAATGGCAAGGATTTGCCCCTTACTTGAAGTCTTCGGGCAGAAGGACTAAGTGACCAGGTGGAACATTGGAAGCGCGTTTACAACTTTTCTTTGGAGTATTTAATTTCGGTTATTTTTTGTTGAGATATCATTTGTTGTATCAAATGGCATTAGAGATGTACATACTTTTTTAATGGCATTGACTGATGTGAACTgttttatctatttatctatttatttcattgCTGAGACCTGTAGTCCTGGAATTGAGTGTAACCcagtaaaataaatattttgcaTAATAAAATTGCTTCTACTTATTTTGTTGCATTATTGTACAAGCAGGGAGAGATACAGCTCTAATATAACCTACAATTAAATTAACTTCCTAGATTTTACGTAGATGTACacaattaatcaaattaattaataatcagCACCACAGAATGACTGT comes from Alosa sapidissima isolate fAloSap1 chromosome 7, fAloSap1.pri, whole genome shotgun sequence and encodes:
- the nppal gene encoding natriuretic peptide A-like; translated protein: MIANISLLCLSSLLILNIVGAKPISSLQNLNKLLEDEAFDLNESEVDGKDLSPEKSDYSAGGTGHPWENAEGDPAMSGKENALARLLNDILSTSKRSWSRFKKGGLRSCFGVRLERIGSFSGLGC